A genome region from Streptomyces antimycoticus includes the following:
- a CDS encoding ATP-binding protein, translating into MTDHISEAVSWCLAAALLVVLVLLIRQRQITAGVRRRNATLEDSLRSRDEEVQHLVDVRLPSIADVLSQPGPLPGLRDEKLAGTAFAQSLHAVMEQFTRAVDKAQTRADASAKAALKASMRAVQGLANEQQVSISEMQERHDNPDVLRDLLEIDHANAQFGRRAQAIAVLCGSWPGRQRLASSLTDVVRGSKSRIRDYQRVQVHALIDVAVVSRAVEPVVLAVAELLDNAARHSQPNTSVEVSLQPVHNGACIVIDDAGVGMDGLEVQRAAALLSGQRAVDVSRLGDPPQFGFAVVGLLAARYGFSVSVDTRSPYGGVRAVLFLPSDLLTHIDTDGRPGTAAQDPEGAEPLHTLPSRRTRAPRRAWQAQAAPAEAQAIPQAQPPAPAPTPAPAPAPAAAPQPSLGDDEATRVYGTTQGGLPKRRRRQAAATPPTADWSMGTGRTGAAESDDTGAHRARSAEETASRLGAFARGTRSGRADTQDSAPHHDEGNRQA; encoded by the coding sequence ATGACTGATCACATATCGGAGGCGGTGAGCTGGTGTCTGGCCGCCGCGCTTCTCGTCGTCCTGGTGCTTCTGATCCGCCAGCGGCAGATCACCGCCGGAGTCCGCAGGCGCAACGCCACTCTCGAGGACAGCCTGCGCTCCCGTGACGAGGAGGTGCAGCACCTCGTCGACGTACGCCTTCCCTCGATCGCCGATGTGCTGAGCCAGCCAGGCCCGCTGCCGGGCCTGCGGGACGAGAAACTGGCCGGTACGGCCTTCGCGCAGAGCCTGCACGCCGTCATGGAACAGTTCACCCGTGCGGTGGACAAGGCACAGACGCGGGCCGACGCCTCCGCCAAGGCGGCGCTCAAGGCGTCCATGCGAGCCGTCCAGGGACTCGCCAACGAGCAGCAGGTGTCGATCTCCGAGATGCAGGAGCGGCACGACAACCCCGATGTGCTGCGGGATCTGCTGGAGATCGACCACGCCAACGCCCAGTTCGGCCGGCGCGCCCAGGCCATCGCCGTGCTCTGCGGTTCCTGGCCCGGCCGTCAGCGGCTGGCCTCCTCGCTGACCGATGTCGTCCGCGGCTCCAAGTCGCGCATCCGCGACTACCAGCGGGTGCAGGTGCACGCCCTGATCGACGTCGCGGTGGTGAGCCGGGCCGTGGAGCCCGTCGTGCTCGCGGTCGCCGAGCTGCTGGACAACGCCGCCCGCCACTCGCAGCCCAACACCTCGGTGGAGGTCAGCCTCCAGCCGGTGCACAACGGGGCCTGCATCGTGATCGACGACGCCGGTGTGGGCATGGACGGCCTGGAGGTCCAGCGGGCCGCCGCCCTGCTCTCCGGCCAGCGCGCCGTGGACGTCTCCCGGCTCGGCGACCCGCCGCAGTTCGGCTTCGCCGTGGTGGGCCTGCTGGCCGCGCGGTACGGCTTCAGCGTCTCGGTGGACACCCGGTCCCCGTACGGCGGTGTGCGCGCCGTGCTGTTCCTCCCGAGCGACCTGCTCACGCATATCGACACCGACGGGCGGCCGGGCACCGCGGCGCAGGACCCCGAGGGTGCCGAGCCGCTGCACACCCTGCCCTCTCGCCGCACCCGCGCCCCCAGAAGGGCGTGGCAGGCGCAGGCCGCTCCGGCCGAGGCCCAGGCCATCCCCCAGGCCCAGCCTCCGGCGCCCGCCCCCACGCCTGCCCCGGCACCGGCACCCGCCGCGGCGCCCCAGCCGTCCCTGGGCGACGACGAGGCCACGCGCGTGTACGGCACCACGCAGGGTGGTCTGCCCAAGCGCCGCCGCCGGCAGGCCGCCGCCACCCCGCCGACCGCCGACTGGTCCATGGGGACCGGGCGGACCGGCGCCGCCGAATCCGACGACACCGGCGCGCACCGCGCGCGTTCGGCGGAGGAAACCGCCTCGCGGTTGGGCGCGTTCGCGCGCGGCACCCGCTCCGGCCGTGCCGACACCCAGGACTCCGCCCCTCACCATGACGAAGGGAATCGCCAGGCATGA
- a CDS encoding GTP-binding protein, producing MDSALASDDKAVYLPHTVRVAAKILVVGHFAVGKTTYVGSLSEIRPLRTEETMTQAGALTDDLRGTEDKTTTTVAMDFGRLTLSESLVLYLFGAPGQQRFTRLWRDMTNGALGALVLADTRRLEQSFPVMAVLEEHGLPYAVAVNQFEGSPRFAEPEVREALDLLPETPLVTCDARDRISSTHALIALVQYLQARQTRSSQEIV from the coding sequence ATGGACTCCGCGCTCGCCTCTGACGACAAGGCGGTCTATCTGCCCCATACGGTGCGGGTGGCGGCGAAGATCCTCGTCGTCGGGCACTTCGCCGTCGGCAAGACCACCTACGTGGGCTCGCTGTCCGAAATCCGGCCGCTGCGCACCGAGGAGACGATGACGCAGGCCGGTGCGCTCACCGACGACCTGCGGGGCACCGAGGACAAGACGACCACCACCGTCGCCATGGACTTCGGCCGGCTCACCCTCAGCGAGTCCCTGGTGCTCTATCTGTTCGGCGCGCCGGGACAGCAGCGCTTCACCCGGCTGTGGCGGGACATGACGAACGGGGCGCTGGGCGCGCTCGTCCTGGCCGACACCCGGCGGCTGGAGCAGTCCTTCCCGGTGATGGCCGTCCTGGAGGAGCACGGACTGCCGTACGCCGTCGCCGTCAACCAGTTCGAGGGCTCTCCCCGCTTCGCGGAGCCGGAGGTCAGGGAGGCCCTCGATCTGCTTCCGGAAACCCCCCTGGTGACCTGTGACGCCCGGGACCGGATCTCCTCCACCCACGCACTGATCGCCCTCGTCCAGTATCTACAGGCTCGCCAGACCCGTAGCTCCCAGGAGATTGTGTGA
- a CDS encoding roadblock/LC7 domain-containing protein has protein sequence MNDHLNNELGWMLDEVVKMPEARHAILLSADGMLRAYSEGIARDEAERQAAALSGLQSISRSTSEFCDPHETPWQQTLVEFVGGYVFLIAAGPGAYLAVSATESVDMEAVSYRMQKLVDRLGKELTSPPRQGLPRQGIGSHA, from the coding sequence ATGAACGACCATCTCAACAACGAGCTCGGCTGGATGCTCGACGAGGTCGTCAAGATGCCGGAGGCACGGCACGCGATCCTGCTCTCCGCGGACGGGATGCTGCGGGCGTACTCCGAGGGCATCGCCCGCGACGAGGCCGAGCGCCAGGCCGCCGCACTCTCCGGGCTGCAGTCGATCAGCCGCTCCACCTCCGAGTTCTGCGATCCGCACGAGACGCCCTGGCAGCAGACGCTGGTCGAGTTCGTCGGCGGGTACGTCTTCCTGATCGCCGCCGGGCCCGGCGCGTATCTGGCGGTCTCGGCCACCGAGTCCGTGGACATGGAAGCGGTCAGCTACCGGATGCAGAAGCTGGTCGACCGGCTCGGCAAGGAGCTCACCAGCCCGCCGCGGCAGGGCCTCCCGCGGCAGGGGATCGGCAGCCACGCATGA
- a CDS encoding DUF742 domain-containing protein, protein MSPGRRERGLVRPYVVTDGRAYPTRNTFDLVTLVMAHPDRPLTGLSPEKRRVMELCLGGALSVAEVSGYLELPVSVTKVLLGDLVDSGHVSTRSPIPAADLPDTQLLQEVLDGLRARL, encoded by the coding sequence ATGAGTCCGGGGCGGCGCGAACGAGGGTTGGTGCGGCCGTATGTGGTCACCGACGGCCGTGCCTACCCGACTCGCAACACCTTCGACCTGGTGACCCTGGTCATGGCCCACCCCGACCGGCCGCTCACCGGGCTCAGCCCCGAGAAGCGGCGGGTCATGGAGCTGTGCCTGGGCGGTGCGCTCTCGGTGGCCGAGGTCTCCGGGTACCTGGAGCTGCCCGTCAGCGTCACCAAGGTCCTGCTCGGCGACCTGGTGGACAGCGGCCACGTCTCCACCCGGTCCCCGATCCCCGCCGCCGACCTCCCCGACACCCAGCTCCTGCAGGAGGTGCTCGATGGACTCCGCGCTCGCCTCTGA